A stretch of the Psychroserpens sp. Hel_I_66 genome encodes the following:
- a CDS encoding helix-turn-helix domain-containing protein, which produces MESKPLYVYPFNVEGLTDSFSNRLDIKFKEFANKFSPKKDEEELLTVEETIAFLKCSKQALWNWRKNGILPSYRLGNRVYYRKSDIFAKLIKQE; this is translated from the coding sequence ATGGAATCAAAACCTTTATATGTCTACCCATTTAATGTAGAAGGGCTCACAGACAGTTTTTCAAATAGATTAGATATTAAGTTTAAGGAATTTGCTAATAAATTCTCTCCTAAAAAGGACGAAGAAGAACTTCTTACAGTTGAAGAAACAATAGCGTTTTTGAAATGCAGTAAACAAGCACTTTGGAACTGGAGAAAGAATGGGATATTGCCAAGTTATCGTTTAGGAAATCGCGTATATTATCGTAAGAGCGACATATTTGCGAAACTTATTAAACAAGAATAG